A single region of the Saprospiraceae bacterium genome encodes:
- a CDS encoding class I SAM-dependent methyltransferase codes for MPFGVIKRQNAKCPNCGSLERHRLQIHFITQKTPLLSTASKLLHFAPEHFFFQLFDGLPHLQYFPVDFHPEKYPPGTHFIDIIHIDFPKDHFDAIICNHVLEHIPQDEQAIAELYRVLKPGGWAILQVPLDKTRETTYEDFSITDPEAREKAFGQSDHVRVYGRDYKNRLEKAGFVVTIDEFAQSFSDADIQRYGIMKEEDIYLCRKIG; via the coding sequence ATGCCATTCGGTGTAATCAAACGGCAGAACGCCAAATGCCCCAATTGTGGATCACTGGAAAGACATCGCCTCCAAATCCACTTTATCACTCAAAAAACGCCCCTATTGTCTACGGCGTCCAAGTTATTACATTTTGCACCAGAGCATTTCTTCTTTCAGCTTTTTGATGGATTGCCTCATTTGCAATATTTTCCGGTCGATTTTCACCCTGAAAAATATCCACCAGGGACTCATTTTATTGATATTATCCATATCGATTTCCCCAAAGATCATTTTGATGCCATTATCTGTAATCATGTGCTGGAACATATCCCCCAAGATGAACAGGCAATAGCTGAATTGTACCGAGTTTTAAAACCAGGTGGATGGGCTATCCTGCAAGTGCCGCTAGATAAAACAAGGGAAACAACCTATGAAGATTTCAGTATCACGGACCCCGAGGCAAGAGAAAAAGCCTTTGGCCAATCGGATCATGTTCGAGTGTATGGCAGAGACTATAAAAACAGGCTAGAAAAGGCCGGTTTTGTGGTTACAATCGATGAATTTGCTCAATCTTTTTCAGATGCGGACATTCAAAGATATGGCATTATGAAGGAGGAGGACATTTATTTATGTAGGAAAATTGGCTAA
- a CDS encoding glycosyltransferase family 2 protein, with translation MDQTTPFFSIIIPTHNRAAHLKLAIESVVDQSFQNWELLIIDDGSTDQTKSVVSQFSNPKLSYFYQENQERSTARNRGIDEAQGLYICFLDDDDYFLPNHLSSFFEEIERRSYPIGVLRSGYYKKINNKLLESPLYNPSIHQNPVKFAALNFTGVWSMCFHRNCLKEDRFPIQFRHWQDTHLILRVLAKYPFYQLNIYSYVYQIHPQMGSKTIYDFEDAQERIESNVAAIRHLFCYYNELVASFLPDHTEAFLVSKKYLDHAEGAMLDKHFILAMKLYAKSIRHNKRGWLFRRSFFFPLKIALKFTIGIPNPPNLNH, from the coding sequence ATGGATCAAACAACACCCTTTTTCAGCATTATTATTCCTACGCACAATAGAGCAGCGCACTTAAAACTGGCCATCGAAAGTGTTGTTGATCAGTCCTTCCAAAATTGGGAATTACTCATCATTGATGATGGTTCAACGGACCAAACCAAGTCGGTTGTAAGTCAGTTTTCGAATCCTAAATTAAGCTATTTTTATCAGGAAAACCAGGAGAGAAGTACTGCCAGGAATAGAGGTATTGATGAGGCTCAAGGCTTATATATCTGCTTTCTCGACGACGATGATTATTTTTTACCGAATCACCTTTCCTCATTTTTTGAGGAAATAGAAAGGAGATCCTATCCGATTGGAGTGCTCCGGTCAGGCTATTATAAAAAGATAAATAATAAATTGTTGGAGTCGCCCCTATATAATCCAAGCATACATCAAAATCCGGTTAAATTCGCTGCCCTAAATTTCACCGGCGTATGGTCTATGTGTTTCCACAGAAATTGTCTGAAAGAAGATCGGTTTCCCATTCAATTTCGGCATTGGCAGGATACCCATTTAATTTTAAGGGTATTGGCCAAATATCCGTTTTATCAATTAAATATATATAGTTATGTCTACCAAATTCACCCACAAATGGGGTCCAAAACGATTTATGATTTTGAAGATGCTCAAGAACGAATAGAAAGCAATGTAGCAGCTATTCGCCATCTATTTTGCTATTATAATGAACTCGTAGCAAGCTTTTTACCAGATCACACCGAGGCCTTTTTGGTTAGTAAAAAGTACCTGGACCATGCTGAAGGGGCAATGTTGGATAAGCACTTTATTTTAGCAATGAAATTGTATGCAAAATCTATTCGGCACAATAAAAGGGGGTGGTTGTTTCGGCGTAGTTTTTTCTTTCCACTAAAAATAGCTTTGAAATTCACGATAGGAATTCCAAACCCACCAAACTTAAACCATTAG
- a CDS encoding NAD-dependent epimerase/dehydratase family protein, which produces MLLHLVSGGCGFIGRNMVKRLYQTSKDAILFVDNLLVGKHPKEWLDLPLVETIHELEVYGADKRLLFLKMDLRDFIRQLLTSPSFLQQRYRLPFAGFHDIYHFAAYVGGRMAIEKDPISIAQDLSIDADFFYWISRQPPKRVLYPSSSAAYPIDLQKEATATALKESDINFQQLQEPDLLYGWTKLTGEYLAKLTAQHYGISIACVRPFSGYGEDQDLNYPIPAIVHRFVKKENPLVVWGSGKQARDFVYIEDVLDAMELAIAHITDGSAVNISTGQPTSFLDIISILSKITGYQPDIQTSLEKPVGVFARYGQPDLAAGKLGWRAKVSLEEGLRRVYGYAQRSNGKI; this is translated from the coding sequence ATGCTTCTTCATCTCGTATCAGGCGGTTGTGGCTTTATCGGCAGAAATATGGTAAAGCGCTTGTACCAAACAAGCAAGGATGCCATTCTTTTTGTAGATAATCTGTTGGTAGGAAAACATCCAAAGGAATGGTTGGATCTACCTTTGGTAGAAACGATTCATGAATTAGAGGTTTATGGTGCTGATAAACGATTATTGTTCCTAAAAATGGATCTTCGGGATTTTATCCGTCAGCTGCTGACAAGCCCGTCTTTCCTTCAACAAAGATACCGATTACCTTTCGCAGGTTTCCACGATATTTACCACTTTGCCGCCTATGTAGGCGGAAGAATGGCTATAGAAAAAGATCCGATTAGTATTGCCCAAGACCTCTCGATCGACGCAGATTTTTTCTATTGGATCAGTCGCCAACCGCCAAAGCGGGTCCTATATCCTAGCTCAAGTGCGGCCTATCCTATTGATCTTCAAAAAGAAGCAACTGCGACCGCGCTAAAAGAATCGGACATCAACTTCCAACAACTGCAAGAACCAGACCTGCTCTATGGCTGGACTAAACTCACTGGCGAATACCTGGCCAAATTAACTGCCCAGCATTATGGCATTTCGATAGCCTGTGTCCGCCCTTTTTCAGGCTATGGCGAAGACCAGGATTTAAACTACCCTATCCCGGCTATTGTGCATCGTTTTGTCAAGAAAGAAAACCCACTAGTGGTCTGGGGAAGTGGAAAACAAGCCAGGGATTTTGTTTACATCGAAGATGTCCTGGACGCCATGGAACTGGCTATCGCTCATATCACTGATGGTTCTGCGGTGAATATCAGTACGGGCCAACCTACCTCATTTCTTGACATTATCAGCATCCTGAGTAAGATAACTGGTTATCAACCCGATATCCAGACCAGCCTTGAAAAACCAGTGGGTGTATTCGCCCGTTATGGGCAACCGGACCTTGCGGCTGGAAAACTGGGTTGGCGGGCCAAGGTTTCGCTAGAGGAGGGGTTGCGGAGGGTGTATGGTTATGCTCAGCGTTCAAATGGGAAAATTTAA
- a CDS encoding DegT/DnrJ/EryC1/StrS family aminotransferase: MNLQKQNQALLAHFIHGYYKNKHPYRAVLGPVIGKILRLLKKDGILKEEALCTEAPSDYYRKLPACLAAIGTNQLKKLSNYQEKRKNEWKKWEAWCVSKKIKPSLIIPSSAPVLLRYPVLVDSSFKQKKEWAASLNIVLGVWFVSYLHPIEFDIIGCPNAKRAIDSCINFPTLFF, translated from the coding sequence TTGAACTTACAAAAACAAAACCAAGCTTTGTTGGCTCATTTTATACATGGATATTATAAAAATAAGCACCCATACCGAGCTGTATTGGGACCAGTAATTGGAAAAATTTTACGGTTATTAAAAAAGGATGGAATATTAAAAGAAGAAGCCCTATGCACAGAAGCGCCATCTGATTATTACCGGAAATTACCGGCCTGTCTAGCAGCAATTGGAACTAACCAACTTAAAAAACTTTCAAATTATCAGGAAAAAAGAAAGAATGAATGGAAAAAGTGGGAAGCATGGTGTGTTTCAAAAAAAATTAAACCATCACTAATTATTCCCTCATCTGCCCCCGTTTTACTAAGATATCCTGTTTTGGTTGATTCATCTTTTAAACAAAAAAAAGAATGGGCTGCTTCATTAAATATAGTTCTTGGGGTATGGTTTGTTAGCTATTTGCATCCTATAGAATTTGACATCATTGGATGTCCCAACGCTAAAAGAGCAATTGATTCCTGCATTAATTTTCCAACCTTATTTTTTTGA
- a CDS encoding glycosyltransferase family 4 protein, with protein sequence MKTLHLFNHYLPQTENWAYNLIVNLPDTKVFIGAKHYLKYNFYHPAFTCYEHPFGEMEQQYRRWDKHRPVDFLKKVGFKAVQPFLGDMRAGLYRFAKEKEIDLVHAHFADVGWYFRSISKKLDVPFMVSFYGWDYSSLPNRFPIYKQRFKQLFSMADLFLCEGEYGAEKLVRMGCPSEKVKVQRLGVLSLEIPTFNRKKEKNQLQLLQVASFSEKKGHIYTVKAFEKALLQCPKLHLTLVGGETFSGIKSRIEKFILERDLQDNVTILDQLDYNELYAYLADFHVLIHPSCHAIDGDCEGGAPIILLDAQATGMPIISTTHCDIPSEVIHQKTGLLTPENDVDLLAESIRSFYEMDNEQFQSFSQAAVRHVSKEFNINSNARHLKAIYDLMV encoded by the coding sequence ATGAAAACCCTCCACCTCTTCAATCACTACCTTCCCCAAACCGAAAACTGGGCTTACAATCTAATCGTTAATCTTCCTGATACGAAGGTATTTATAGGTGCAAAACATTATCTAAAGTACAATTTCTATCATCCTGCTTTCACTTGCTATGAGCATCCTTTTGGAGAAATGGAACAGCAATATCGACGATGGGATAAACATCGGCCTGTTGATTTTTTAAAAAAAGTGGGATTCAAGGCGGTGCAACCTTTTCTGGGAGATATGAGGGCGGGATTATATCGCTTTGCTAAAGAAAAAGAAATAGACCTGGTGCATGCTCATTTTGCTGATGTGGGATGGTATTTCCGAAGTATTTCCAAAAAATTAGACGTGCCATTTATGGTCTCCTTTTATGGCTGGGATTATAGTTCCTTACCCAATCGATTTCCTATTTACAAGCAACGATTTAAACAACTTTTCAGCATGGCAGATTTGTTCCTTTGCGAAGGGGAATATGGGGCTGAAAAATTAGTGAGGATGGGATGCCCTTCCGAAAAAGTAAAAGTTCAAAGATTGGGTGTGTTGTCCCTAGAAATACCGACGTTTAACCGTAAAAAAGAAAAAAATCAATTGCAACTCCTGCAAGTTGCCTCATTTTCAGAAAAAAAAGGCCATATCTACACCGTAAAAGCGTTTGAAAAAGCACTTTTGCAATGCCCTAAACTGCATCTAACTTTGGTTGGGGGGGAAACTTTCTCCGGAATAAAAAGTAGGATTGAAAAGTTTATTTTGGAGAGGGATTTACAAGATAATGTAACCATTTTGGATCAGCTTGATTATAATGAATTATATGCCTATTTAGCTGATTTTCACGTGCTGATACACCCTAGTTGTCATGCTATTGATGGAGATTGCGAAGGAGGAGCCCCAATTATTTTACTGGATGCACAGGCTACAGGAATGCCAATTATTAGCACTACCCATTGTGATATTCCAAGTGAGGTGATCCATCAAAAAACAGGGTTGTTGACCCCGGAAAATGATGTTGACCTTCTCGCAGAAAGCATCCGTTCATTTTACGAAATGGATAATGAGCAATTTCAGTCTTTTTCTCAAGCAGCTGTTAGGCATGTCTCAAAAGAGTTCAATATTAATAGTAATGCCAGACATCTAAAAGCTATTTATGACCTAATGGTTTAA
- a CDS encoding lipopolysaccharide biosynthesis protein: MKDWKKSIYHGFTWNFLNEAVNKLLSFGFGMVLARLLYPKDFGLVAMATIFLGFAEIFKDFGITTAIIQKINITKNELSSAFWFNLITGSIMALLVLIGAKWLAFFYREPDLIFVIYVLAINFFLSSLSLVHFALLIKSLDFKKLFLISVISEIISAGLAIYFAMYGWGFWSILIKILSRTCLQLVLLWGFSNWKPQFWFSKKEIQPLIRFSLPLVGTQSMNYWVRKIDDLLVGKLLGNQALGIYDRSYAFLTLPLGQIKGVIGKVALPFFSIIQSDPIQVRWYFLKMTRIVGLISFPFMLGLYFVADDLVFVLLGEYWMPTVGPLKIFALTGIFQSVIVLIGVLFISQGKTKLQFRLGVFTSFVGIVSLVIGLNWGLEGVAWGLFVATIINLGPNIYFAGSIVGINILEWFSNLKEVALSSLLLFLWLYLIQNLFIIELGVCRLFLFFFAGILIYYLTITFFKIKAFDELKIAIMKFVIK; encoded by the coding sequence ATGAAGGATTGGAAAAAAAGTATTTATCATGGTTTCACTTGGAATTTTCTCAATGAGGCTGTCAATAAATTATTAAGTTTCGGGTTTGGAATGGTTTTAGCACGGCTATTATATCCTAAGGATTTTGGACTGGTAGCTATGGCTACTATTTTTTTGGGATTTGCGGAAATTTTCAAAGATTTCGGGATAACTACCGCCATCATTCAAAAAATAAACATTACAAAAAACGAATTAAGTTCCGCTTTCTGGTTTAATCTAATAACTGGAAGTATAATGGCATTATTAGTCCTCATAGGAGCAAAATGGCTAGCATTTTTTTATCGAGAACCAGATTTGATTTTTGTCATTTATGTTTTAGCTATAAACTTTTTTCTTTCCTCCCTTAGTTTAGTACATTTTGCCTTATTAATCAAATCGCTTGATTTTAAGAAACTTTTTTTGATTTCCGTGATTTCAGAAATCATTTCTGCGGGCTTGGCCATTTATTTTGCCATGTACGGTTGGGGGTTTTGGAGTATTCTGATTAAAATATTATCCCGAACATGTCTACAGTTGGTTTTGTTATGGGGCTTTTCCAATTGGAAACCTCAATTTTGGTTTTCAAAGAAAGAAATACAACCATTAATAAGGTTCTCTCTTCCCTTGGTAGGTACACAATCCATGAATTATTGGGTTCGTAAAATCGATGATTTATTGGTTGGAAAGCTTTTGGGGAATCAAGCATTAGGCATTTATGATCGAAGCTATGCCTTTTTGACTTTGCCATTGGGGCAAATTAAAGGGGTTATAGGAAAAGTGGCCTTGCCTTTTTTTTCAATTATTCAATCTGACCCAATTCAAGTAAGGTGGTACTTTTTGAAAATGACGCGTATTGTAGGTTTAATTAGTTTTCCTTTCATGTTAGGGCTATATTTCGTTGCCGACGATTTAGTATTTGTATTATTGGGAGAATACTGGATGCCTACTGTAGGTCCCCTTAAGATTTTCGCCTTAACGGGGATATTTCAATCAGTCATTGTTTTAATCGGTGTATTATTTATAAGCCAAGGTAAAACCAAACTTCAATTTAGATTAGGGGTATTTACAAGCTTTGTGGGTATAGTTTCTCTGGTCATAGGATTAAATTGGGGATTGGAAGGTGTAGCTTGGGGATTATTTGTTGCTACAATTATAAATCTGGGGCCTAATATTTATTTCGCTGGGAGTATAGTAGGTATAAATATTTTAGAATGGTTTTCGAACCTTAAAGAGGTGGCTTTAAGTAGTCTTTTGCTATTTTTGTGGCTATACTTGATTCAAAACTTATTCATAATTGAATTAGGGGTTTGCCGTCTTTTTCTGTTTTTTTTTGCAGGAATTTTGATTTATTACCTAACTATTACCTTTTTTAAAATCAAGGCATTTGATGAACTTAAAATTGCAATAATGAAGTTTGTGATTAAATAA
- a CDS encoding DegT/DnrJ/EryC1/StrS family aminotransferase: protein MSKLRTSVGIIKSLWFYLIGKKINQTNLSFGTVDWDDIKIAIKFLLRPIPKSSLQIIQTYENAFSSFNGSKFAFSFFQGRVALNACLYALDLKEGDKIVIPAYTCVGVANACWIQKLKIEFCDIELETFGLSFMDFEAILSKHPDVRAVVVQHLFGLVCRDFQQILDYCKQKGIYVIEDCAHATGTEFKGRKVGNFGEVAFFSSEQSKVFNTLTGGMAVTNNKQLASKMATFREKCKVSSKKQVSSNCFHN, encoded by the coding sequence ATGTCCAAATTAAGGACCAGCGTAGGAATTATTAAATCATTGTGGTTTTATCTAATCGGTAAGAAAATTAACCAAACGAATCTGAGTTTTGGTACAGTAGATTGGGATGACATAAAAATTGCCATTAAATTTTTGTTACGACCTATTCCAAAGTCATCTCTACAAATAATCCAGACCTATGAAAATGCATTTTCCAGCTTTAATGGATCCAAGTTTGCTTTTTCATTCTTTCAAGGGAGAGTGGCCTTAAATGCATGTTTATATGCTTTGGATTTGAAGGAAGGTGATAAAATTGTAATTCCTGCATATACTTGTGTTGGTGTTGCAAACGCCTGTTGGATTCAAAAGCTTAAGATCGAATTTTGTGATATTGAGTTAGAAACATTTGGCTTATCCTTCATGGATTTTGAGGCAATTTTGTCAAAGCATCCTGATGTTCGTGCGGTTGTGGTACAGCATTTATTTGGTTTGGTTTGTCGTGATTTTCAACAAATTCTTGATTACTGCAAGCAAAAGGGGATTTATGTGATTGAGGACTGTGCTCATGCAACAGGAACTGAATTTAAAGGAAGGAAGGTTGGGAACTTTGGTGAGGTTGCATTTTTCAGTAGCGAACAATCAAAAGTTTTCAATACCCTAACAGGTGGCATGGCCGTCACAAATAATAAACAATTAGCCAGTAAAATGGCTACTTTTCGAGAAAAGTGTAAAGTTTCTAGTAAAAAACAAGTAAGTTCAAACTGTTTTCATAACTGA
- a CDS encoding IS66 family transposase — protein MSIGSIISATLSFFRGLPKNKLVELIDQLRKSYTAIAEENASLREQIQALEAQTLKSKVESVNKQSNKPSSKQAEWEEKGVGNDGKGKKKRRGKKGRKGSGNQAKAKAVTREERAKVEQCGNCGEDLSQVAPLSSSKSRIIVDIPELPLEVAVIEVLQEKKYCSKCQKVSTASTDLALPKSDIGLNTTVHLIYLWISLCLPFTRISTYFSSIFGQKMSTSGLCAQVIRVAQIMQEVYDEILKDVKQAKILHADETGWRVQGKNWWLWVFGTHDSAIYTIDKSRGKDVVRRILGEFFMGVLVVDGWGAYLSLICDQQSCMAHLLRKIRKLYAAFPKLRSVFKFYIKFRRILRDGERLQTQRQQLGQQVFERRLAKLHLRLDDLLNWANPNDILKQIIKKINHQKPRILTFVQHPEVPCHNNYGEYLIRIGVLKRKVSFGSKSPQGAQAYATLLSLYTTCKLRKISFLDFMKQSLKHYTQTGHPLLLSQYMANKQILNSTSAMDLAA, from the coding sequence ATGAGTATAGGATCTATCATATCAGCTACCTTGTCTTTTTTTAGGGGTTTGCCAAAGAATAAGTTGGTAGAGCTGATAGATCAATTGCGAAAGAGCTATACGGCTATAGCAGAAGAAAATGCGTCCTTGCGAGAACAAATCCAAGCTTTAGAAGCCCAGACCTTGAAGTCCAAAGTTGAATCGGTCAATAAGCAGAGCAATAAACCCAGTTCGAAGCAAGCAGAGTGGGAAGAAAAGGGAGTTGGCAACGATGGAAAAGGGAAAAAAAAAAGAAGGGGTAAAAAAGGGAGAAAAGGGTCTGGAAATCAAGCCAAAGCCAAAGCCGTAACGAGAGAGGAAAGGGCTAAGGTAGAACAGTGCGGAAATTGTGGGGAGGACTTAAGCCAAGTGGCACCCTTATCGAGTAGCAAAAGCAGAATCATAGTAGATATACCGGAATTGCCACTGGAAGTAGCAGTAATCGAAGTATTGCAAGAGAAGAAATACTGTTCAAAGTGTCAAAAGGTAAGTACAGCGAGCACAGATTTGGCCTTACCCAAATCAGATATAGGTCTGAACACAACCGTACACCTGATTTACCTCTGGATCAGTTTATGTTTGCCTTTTACCAGAATATCGACTTATTTCAGTAGCATTTTTGGTCAAAAAATGAGTACCTCTGGTCTTTGTGCTCAGGTAATCAGAGTAGCCCAGATTATGCAAGAGGTGTATGATGAAATTCTGAAAGATGTCAAGCAGGCTAAGATTTTGCATGCTGATGAAACTGGCTGGCGGGTGCAAGGGAAAAATTGGTGGTTATGGGTCTTTGGTACACATGACTCGGCTATTTACACCATAGATAAGTCAAGAGGCAAAGACGTGGTGCGTAGAATATTGGGAGAATTTTTTATGGGAGTCTTGGTGGTAGATGGTTGGGGGGCATATCTGTCTTTGATTTGCGATCAACAAAGTTGCATGGCCCACTTACTGAGAAAAATCAGGAAGTTATATGCTGCATTTCCAAAGCTGCGAAGTGTCTTTAAGTTTTATATTAAATTTAGAAGAATATTAAGGGATGGGGAGCGGCTTCAAACCCAAAGGCAGCAATTAGGACAACAGGTCTTTGAGCGCAGACTGGCAAAACTGCATCTGAGGCTCGATGATTTATTGAATTGGGCCAATCCTAATGATATTTTGAAGCAAATCATCAAAAAAATCAACCATCAGAAACCCCGCATTTTGACCTTTGTTCAACACCCTGAAGTGCCCTGCCATAATAACTATGGGGAATACCTGATTCGCATTGGAGTGCTCAAAAGAAAAGTCTCTTTTGGCAGCAAATCCCCACAAGGAGCTCAGGCTTATGCTACCCTTTTATCCCTGTACACCACTTGCAAACTAAGAAAAATTTCTTTCCTCGACTTTATGAAACAAAGTCTCAAACACTACACTCAGACCGGACACCCTTTGCTCCTAAGTCAATATATGGCTAACAAACAAATCTTGAACAGCACTAGTGCAATGGACCTGGCCGCTTAA